A section of the Macadamia integrifolia cultivar HAES 741 chromosome 9, SCU_Mint_v3, whole genome shotgun sequence genome encodes:
- the LOC122089064 gene encoding ycf3-interacting protein 1, chloroplastic, with amino-acid sequence MALHQPCLSTSTSTSSVENLSLFLRNRHQKQQQQCPYRPTMATTSIAASPLLCHRRTRTRGLVFVGKEETELRVSDSETQVEQQEDPTPEDLEYVQQIQREEAPKKKPSKSLYAKVTDTGVDPKVAAKRLNIDWDSAAEIEDSEASDDADVNPVVGYGALYLVTAFPVIIGISVVLILFYNSLQ; translated from the exons ATGGCTCTGCACCAGCCATGTCtctccacatccacatccacatcttccGTAGAAAACCTTAGCCTCTTCCTCCGCAACCGCCAtcagaagcagcagcagcagtgcCCTTACAGACCCACCATGGCTACAACATCAATTGCGGCTTCCCCGTTACTCTGCCATCGCCGGACGAGAACAAGGGGACTTGTTTTTGTGGGCAAAGAAGAGACTGAATTGCGGGTGTCAGATTCAGAGACCCAAGTCGAGCAGCAAGAGGACCCAACTCCTGAAGACCTCGAATATGTTCAACAGATCCAAAGG gaagaagctccaaagaaaaAACCTAGCAAATCTCTATATGCAAAAGTCACTGACACCGGTGTTGATCCTAAAGTGGCTGCTAAGAGACTAAACATTGACTGGGATTCAGCAGCTGAAATTGAGGACAGTGAAGCCAGTGATGATGCAGATGTTAATCCAGTTGTG GGATACGGTGCATTGTACTTAGTCACTGCATTTCCAGTCATCATTGGAATCTCTGTTGTGTTGATTTTATTCTACAATTCTCTCCAGtag